A DNA window from Paraclostridium bifermentans contains the following coding sequences:
- the nusA gene encoding transcription termination factor NusA codes for MNHEFVDALEELEKDRGIDKEILIDTIEQALLTAYKKNFGSAQNVRVYFDREKGDVKVYSQRIVVDSEDIYDTFLEIEIDEAREISPNYEIGDIIENEITTTEFGRIAAQTAKQVVVQRIREAERDIVYNEFIDKQDEIVTGEVARVNKNIVHVNLGRIEAIMTQAEQIPGEHYQAGQKIKVYILEVKKTNKGPQISVSRSHPGLVKRLFEMEVPEIFEGSVQVKSIAREAGSRTKMAVSSVDENIDPIGACVGPKGSRVKNIVDELGDEKIDIIKYSENPVEFISAALSPSKVMSVDVNEEEKSALVIVPDYQLSLAIGKEGQNARLAAKLTNWKIDIKSETQAAKEAANQDELDA; via the coding sequence ATGAACCACGAGTTTGTAGACGCATTAGAAGAATTAGAAAAAGATAGAGGAATAGATAAAGAAATACTTATAGATACTATAGAACAAGCATTATTAACTGCTTATAAAAAGAACTTTGGATCGGCTCAAAATGTTAGAGTATATTTTGATAGAGAAAAAGGAGATGTAAAGGTTTACTCTCAAAGAATAGTTGTTGACTCAGAAGATATATATGATACTTTCTTAGAAATTGAAATAGATGAGGCTAGAGAAATAAGCCCTAACTATGAAATTGGTGATATAATAGAAAATGAGATAACTACTACAGAATTCGGAAGAATAGCAGCTCAAACTGCAAAGCAAGTAGTTGTTCAAAGAATAAGAGAAGCTGAAAGAGATATAGTTTATAATGAGTTTATAGACAAACAAGATGAAATAGTTACTGGAGAGGTTGCTAGAGTAAACAAAAACATAGTGCATGTAAATCTTGGAAGAATAGAAGCTATAATGACTCAAGCAGAGCAAATACCAGGAGAGCATTATCAAGCAGGACAAAAAATAAAGGTTTATATATTAGAAGTGAAGAAAACTAATAAAGGACCTCAAATAAGTGTTTCAAGAAGTCATCCAGGTTTAGTTAAAAGACTATTTGAAATGGAAGTTCCAGAAATATTTGAAGGATCTGTTCAAGTTAAAAGCATTGCAAGAGAAGCTGGATCTAGAACTAAAATGGCAGTTAGCTCAGTAGATGAAAATATAGATCCAATAGGAGCATGTGTTGGACCTAAAGGATCAAGAGTTAAAAATATAGTTGATGAACTAGGTGATGAAAAGATAGATATAATCAAGTACAGTGAAAACCCAGTTGAATTTATATCAGCAGCTCTAAGCCCATCAAAAGTTATGTCTGTAGATGTAAATGAAGAAGAAAAGAGTGCTTTAGTTATAGTTCCAGATTATCAATTATCACTTGCTATAGGTAAAGAAGGTCAAAATGCTAGACTTGCAGCTAAGTTAACTAACTGGAAAATCGATATAAAAAGTGAAACTCAAGCAGCTAAAGAAGCAGCAAATCAAGATGAACTAGATGCTTAG
- the rnpM gene encoding RNase P modulator RnpM, whose product MQKVKKVPQRKCIACQDRDNKKELIRIVKNKEGHIFLDKTGKANGRGAYICNCSECLKKAIKSNALSRAFKMEIPEEVYESLIKEIEDNE is encoded by the coding sequence TTGCAAAAGGTAAAAAAAGTTCCTCAGAGAAAGTGTATAGCTTGTCAAGATAGAGACAATAAAAAAGAGTTAATAAGAATTGTTAAAAATAAAGAAGGACATATATTTTTAGATAAAACAGGAAAAGCAAACGGTAGAGGTGCATATATTTGTAACTGTAGCGAATGTTTAAAAAAAGCTATTAAAAGCAATGCCCTAAGTAGAGCTTTCAAAATGGAAATTCCTGAAGAAGTGTATGAATCACTAATTAAGGAGATTGAAGATAATGAATAA
- a CDS encoding L7Ae/L30e/S12e/Gadd45 family ribosomal protein, which produces MNNNEAKIYSFLGLAQRAGKLVSGDDSTMLEIKKNRVKLVIVADDASNNTKKLFKDKTSFRNINCVTYSTKLQLGLAIGKAPRAVVGIKDASFANKVLELIENTKI; this is translated from the coding sequence ATGAATAATAATGAAGCAAAAATTTATTCTTTTCTAGGTCTCGCACAGCGCGCAGGTAAACTAGTATCGGGTGATGATTCAACTATGCTTGAAATTAAAAAAAATAGGGTAAAACTAGTTATAGTAGCAGATGATGCTTCGAATAACACGAAAAAGTTATTTAAAGATAAAACATCTTTTAGAAATATAAACTGTGTTACATATTCAACTAAATTGCAATTAGGGTTAGCTATAGGAAAAGCTCCTAGAGCAGTTGTTGGAATTAAGGACGCAAGTTTTGCAAATAAGGTTTTAGAACTTATTGAAAATACAAAAATATAA
- the infB gene encoding translation initiation factor IF-2 yields MSTRVYQLAENLGITSEELIAKLGELDINVNDKNDELSQEDADMAMELLEEAKGSGLPTVSVEGSLTVQELANSLEKPVTEIIMKLMKMGTMATINQELNFEIASLVAKDYGFELVEKDTSEQEAAEIDALMEIEEDKEEDLVKRSPIVTVMGHVDHGKTSLLDAIRSTSVTNKEAGGITQHIGASEVTINGEKIVFLDTPGHEAFTSMRARGAQVTDMAILVVAADDGIMPQTIEAINHAKAAEVPIIVAINKIDKPDANIDRVKQELADQGLLVEDWGGDVISVPVSARQQTNIDTLLEMILLVAEMEELKANPNKRAVGTVIEAQLDKGRGPVATVLVQGGTLKVGDPIVAGTACGKVRAMINDKGRRVKVAGPATAVEILGLSEVPQGGDQFVAVATEKIARNVAEKRQHIAREEMLKSNQRISLDEFFSQMSDAEVKDLNVVVKADVQGSVQAVKQSLEKLSTEEVAVRVIHCGVGAITESDVMLARASNAIIIGFSVRPVATAEVMAKKEEVDIRTYTIIYKAIEDVQAAMTGMLDPEYVDEETGKAEVRNTFKISGVGTVAGSYVLSGKIFRNGKVRIVRDGIIIHEGEIAALKRFKDDAKEVNHGYECGITFTNFNDIKEGDIVEAYITKEVERKLK; encoded by the coding sequence GTGTCAACAAGAGTATACCAATTAGCAGAAAATTTAGGAATTACTAGTGAAGAACTTATAGCTAAACTAGGAGAATTAGATATAAACGTAAATGATAAGAATGATGAGTTAAGTCAAGAAGATGCAGATATGGCTATGGAATTATTAGAAGAAGCTAAAGGAAGTGGACTTCCAACAGTATCTGTGGAAGGTAGTTTAACTGTTCAAGAATTAGCTAACAGTTTAGAAAAACCAGTTACAGAAATAATAATGAAGCTTATGAAAATGGGAACTATGGCAACAATAAACCAAGAGTTAAATTTTGAAATAGCTTCTTTAGTAGCTAAAGACTATGGATTTGAATTAGTAGAAAAAGATACATCAGAACAAGAAGCAGCAGAAATAGACGCATTAATGGAAATAGAAGAAGATAAAGAAGAAGATTTAGTAAAGAGATCTCCTATCGTTACAGTTATGGGACATGTTGACCACGGTAAAACATCTTTATTAGATGCTATAAGATCAACAAGTGTAACAAACAAAGAAGCGGGTGGAATAACTCAACATATAGGGGCATCTGAAGTTACTATAAATGGAGAAAAAATAGTATTCTTAGATACACCAGGACATGAGGCTTTCACATCTATGAGAGCTAGAGGAGCACAAGTAACAGATATGGCTATATTAGTTGTTGCTGCAGATGATGGTATAATGCCTCAAACAATAGAAGCTATAAACCATGCTAAAGCAGCAGAGGTACCAATAATAGTTGCTATAAACAAAATAGATAAGCCAGATGCTAATATAGACAGAGTTAAACAAGAATTAGCAGATCAAGGATTATTAGTTGAAGACTGGGGTGGAGATGTTATATCAGTTCCTGTATCAGCTAGACAACAAACTAATATAGACACATTACTTGAAATGATATTATTAGTTGCAGAGATGGAAGAATTAAAAGCTAATCCAAACAAAAGAGCAGTAGGAACAGTTATAGAAGCTCAACTTGATAAAGGAAGAGGACCTGTTGCAACTGTACTTGTTCAAGGGGGAACTTTAAAAGTTGGAGATCCTATAGTTGCAGGTACTGCTTGTGGAAAAGTTAGAGCAATGATAAACGATAAAGGTAGAAGAGTTAAAGTTGCTGGACCAGCTACTGCAGTTGAAATATTAGGATTATCAGAAGTTCCACAAGGTGGAGATCAATTTGTTGCAGTTGCTACTGAAAAAATAGCAAGAAACGTAGCTGAAAAGAGACAACATATAGCAAGAGAAGAAATGCTAAAATCTAATCAAAGAATAAGCCTTGATGAATTCTTTAGCCAAATGTCAGATGCTGAAGTTAAAGATTTAAACGTAGTTGTTAAAGCTGACGTTCAAGGATCTGTTCAAGCTGTTAAGCAATCATTAGAAAAATTATCTACAGAAGAAGTTGCTGTTAGAGTTATACACTGTGGTGTTGGAGCAATAACTGAGTCTGACGTTATGCTAGCTAGAGCATCTAATGCTATAATAATAGGATTTAGCGTAAGACCAGTAGCTACAGCTGAAGTAATGGCTAAAAAAGAAGAAGTAGATATAAGAACATACACAATAATATACAAGGCTATAGAAGATGTACAAGCTGCTATGACAGGTATGTTAGATCCTGAGTATGTAGATGAAGAAACAGGTAAAGCAGAAGTAAGAAATACATTTAAAATATCTGGAGTTGGTACAGTAGCAGGATCTTATGTATTAAGTGGTAAGATATTTAGAAATGGTAAAGTAAGAATTGTTAGAGATGGAATAATAATCCATGAAGGTGAAATAGCAGCATTAAAGAGATTTAAAGATGATGCAAAAGAAGTAAATCATGGGTATGAGTGTGGTATAACATTTACTAACTTCAATGATATAAAAGAAGGCGACATAGTAGAAGCTTATATAACTAAAGAAGTAGAAAGAAAACTAAAATAG
- the rbfA gene encoding 30S ribosome-binding factor RbfA, producing the protein MASYSRTQRIGEEIRKVVSTMLISGIKDYRINSLISVTDVEVTSDLSYAYVYVSILGGNKESSMAGLKSACGYIRKEVGKNVKLRHTPEIIFKIDDSIEKGMYMESLIKKVNEDNSKNKKDFSDDSQGE; encoded by the coding sequence ATGGCATCATATAGCAGAACGCAAAGAATAGGCGAAGAAATAAGAAAAGTTGTAAGTACAATGCTTATAAGTGGAATAAAAGACTATAGAATAAATTCTCTTATAAGTGTTACCGATGTTGAGGTAACTAGTGATTTAAGTTATGCTTATGTTTATGTAAGTATATTAGGTGGAAATAAAGAATCAAGCATGGCAGGTCTAAAGAGTGCTTGTGGATATATAAGAAAAGAAGTAGGAAAAAATGTAAAACTTAGACATACTCCAGAAATTATCTTTAAGATTGATGATTCTATTGAAAAGGGAATGTATATGGAAAGTCTTATAAAGAAAGTAAATGAAGACAACAGCAAAAACAAAAAAGATTTTTCAGATGATTCTCAAGGAGAATAA
- a CDS encoding DHH family phosphoesterase — MKKNVKNIINAIQEGNNFIVTSHYSPDGDNIGSTLSMYYVLKKLGKNVLYVLDDSIPVNLRFLVENVNILKSEETDVNLSDYTLISLDCGDINRICVSDKIKTSVSKLICIDHHASNDNFGDLNYINPNESSTCELVYNLLKEYSDTINDQLIDENIATYLYTGLLTDTGNFSYSNTNPSSYLMAYDLVTIGAKKDLIIQKIFQSNTYNYYKLLGEALDTLDIVDGKIASMMLTTDMLNRNDISFNDADGVTSYTRDIDGVEVGLLFKEKAENEIKVSFRSKNYVNVSSIAQKFGGGGHVRASGCTINDSIENAKKMVIDEVLKHI, encoded by the coding sequence ATGAAAAAAAATGTGAAAAATATTATAAATGCTATACAAGAGGGTAACAATTTTATTGTTACCTCTCATTATAGCCCAGATGGGGACAACATAGGATCAACATTATCTATGTACTATGTTTTAAAAAAATTAGGAAAAAATGTATTGTATGTACTTGATGATAGTATACCTGTTAATTTAAGATTTTTAGTTGAAAATGTAAACATACTAAAATCAGAAGAAACAGATGTTAATTTAAGCGATTACACTTTAATATCTCTTGATTGTGGAGATATTAATAGAATTTGTGTAAGTGACAAAATAAAAACATCTGTTAGTAAATTAATATGCATAGATCATCATGCAAGTAATGATAATTTCGGAGATTTAAATTATATAAATCCAAATGAATCATCTACATGTGAATTAGTCTACAATTTACTTAAAGAGTATTCTGATACTATTAATGATCAATTAATAGATGAGAATATAGCTACATATCTGTATACAGGACTTTTAACTGATACAGGTAATTTTTCTTACTCAAATACTAATCCAAGCAGTTATTTAATGGCATATGATCTAGTTACTATAGGAGCTAAAAAGGATCTTATAATTCAAAAAATATTCCAAAGTAATACATATAATTATTATAAATTACTAGGAGAAGCATTGGACACATTAGATATTGTAGATGGTAAAATAGCTAGTATGATGTTAACTACAGATATGCTAAATAGAAATGATATTTCATTTAATGACGCAGATGGAGTTACATCGTATACTAGAGATATAGATGGAGTAGAAGTAGGACTTTTATTCAAAGAAAAAGCAGAAAATGAAATTAAAGTAAGTTTTAGATCTAAAAACTATGTGAATGTTAGTTCTATTGCACAGAAATTTGGAGGAGGAGGCCACGTTAGAGCCTCAGGATGTACTATAAATGATAGTATAGAAAATGCAAAAAAAATGGTGATTGACGAAGTCTTAAAACATATTTAA
- the truB gene encoding tRNA pseudouridine(55) synthase TruB translates to MNKIVNILKPTGMTSHDVVGRVRKILNIKKVGHTGTLDPDASGVLPICIGKATKVSELILNKDKSYICELTLGITTDTYDSSGEIVERSEVKDINIEKLEQAFDTQRGEIKQLPPMYSALKVNGKRMCDLVRAGRAEEITLKYRDVNIKELNILSFKENKVMFYVKCSKGTYVRSICYDIGKELGCGGHMSFLLRTSSGKFNIDNAITLDQLEELYKENMLDEHLYDIDYVLSNFNSIHINPLAVKSYVNGAIVYNKGFLKGDFKETDEFVRVYSEGKFLGVGKFLKVDGTLCLKSDKLFV, encoded by the coding sequence ATGAACAAAATAGTAAATATACTAAAACCTACGGGAATGACATCTCATGACGTCGTAGGTAGGGTTAGAAAAATATTAAATATAAAAAAAGTTGGTCACACAGGTACCCTTGATCCAGATGCATCAGGGGTACTACCTATATGTATAGGAAAAGCTACAAAGGTTAGTGAACTTATTCTTAATAAGGATAAGTCATACATCTGTGAACTGACTTTAGGAATAACTACAGATACTTATGACTCATCAGGTGAAATTGTAGAAAGATCTGAAGTTAAAGATATAAATATTGAAAAACTTGAACAAGCATTTGACACTCAAAGGGGAGAAATTAAACAACTTCCTCCTATGTATTCGGCTTTAAAAGTAAATGGAAAAAGAATGTGTGATTTAGTTAGAGCTGGAAGAGCTGAAGAAATTACTCTTAAATATAGAGATGTTAACATAAAGGAGCTTAATATCTTATCATTTAAAGAAAATAAAGTAATGTTTTATGTTAAGTGTTCTAAAGGAACTTATGTAAGAAGTATATGCTACGATATAGGTAAAGAGTTAGGTTGTGGTGGTCATATGTCATTCTTACTTAGAACTTCATCAGGAAAATTTAATATAGACAATGCTATAACTTTAGATCAATTAGAAGAACTTTATAAAGAAAATATGTTAGATGAACATTTATATGATATCGATTATGTTTTATCAAATTTTAATAGTATACATATAAATCCGCTTGCAGTTAAGTCTTATGTAAATGGAGCTATAGTTTACAATAAAGGTTTTTTAAAAGGTGATTTTAAAGAAACTGATGAATTTGTAAGAGTATATAGTGAAGGGAAATTTTTAGGAGTAGGCAAATTCTTAAAAGTTGATGGGACATTATGCTTAAAAAGTGATAAACTATTTGTATAG
- a CDS encoding bifunctional riboflavin kinase/FAD synthetase, protein MTIIKSLDEVINVENTVVTIGNFDGIHKGHIKLIKEAVKEAKTKNYKSVVFTFENHPMRYFRADSIKHIITNEEKVKIFENLGVDIVFMIPFDEYMTKISATDFVKTILHEKLKCRMVIVGHDFTFARNKEGNASLLESLGKNYNMKVKVIEPIKIKGRRVSSSYIRNLINDGNVSEIKDFLGRNYFLEGEVIHARKIGRTIGFPTANLKAEDKLIIPKNGIYAVKVYIKNKVYYGATNIGYNPTVNGKVLSIETNIIDFDEEIYGEIIKVEFLDRIRDEKKFNSLDELKSQLRKDVNFVYKKYVYK, encoded by the coding sequence ATGACTATTATAAAATCATTAGATGAAGTAATAAATGTTGAAAATACTGTTGTAACTATTGGGAATTTTGATGGTATTCATAAAGGCCATATAAAGCTTATTAAAGAAGCTGTAAAAGAAGCAAAAACAAAGAATTATAAAAGTGTAGTATTTACATTTGAAAATCACCCTATGAGGTATTTTAGAGCTGATTCTATAAAGCATATTATTACAAATGAAGAGAAAGTTAAGATATTTGAAAATCTAGGTGTGGACATAGTTTTTATGATTCCATTTGATGAATATATGACAAAAATATCTGCGACTGATTTTGTAAAAACTATTTTGCATGAAAAACTAAAATGTAGAATGGTTATAGTTGGGCATGATTTCACTTTTGCTAGAAATAAAGAAGGAAATGCTAGCTTGCTTGAAAGTCTTGGGAAAAATTATAACATGAAGGTTAAAGTAATAGAACCGATAAAAATAAAAGGCAGAAGAGTCAGCAGTAGCTATATAAGAAATCTTATAAATGATGGTAATGTAAGTGAAATTAAAGATTTTTTAGGTAGAAATTATTTTTTAGAAGGCGAAGTTATACATGCAAGAAAAATTGGAAGAACAATTGGATTTCCAACTGCCAACCTAAAGGCTGAAGATAAGTTGATTATACCTAAAAATGGAATATATGCAGTTAAAGTATATATTAAAAATAAGGTTTACTATGGAGCAACTAATATAGGATATAATCCTACTGTAAATGGAAAAGTATTATCTATAGAAACAAATATAATTGACTTTGATGAAGAGATATATGGTGAGATAATAAAAGTTGAATTTTTAGATAGGATACGAGATGAAAAAAAGTTTAACTCTTTAGATGAATTGAAATCGCAATTGAGAAAAGACGTAAATTTTGTATACAAAAAGTATGTTTACAAATAG
- the rpsO gene encoding 30S ribosomal protein S15 has translation MNKTEIIKEFGRFEGDTGSPEVQIALLTARINELNGHLKTHKKDHHSRRGLLKMVGKRRNLLAYLKEKDLEGYRALIAKLGLRK, from the coding sequence ATGAACAAAACTGAAATAATAAAAGAATTCGGAAGATTTGAAGGGGATACTGGTTCTCCAGAAGTACAAATAGCTTTATTAACAGCTAGAATAAATGAATTAAACGGTCACTTAAAGACTCATAAAAAAGACCACCACTCAAGAAGAGGTCTTTTAAAGATGGTTGGTAAGAGAAGAAACTTATTAGCTTACTTAAAAGAGAAAGACTTAGAAGGATACAGAGCTTTAATAGCTAAATTAGGATTAAGAAAATAA
- a CDS encoding DegV family protein, whose amino-acid sequence MKTKLICDSLCDIPMELAEKHEIEIIPLTIIIEENEFKDGIDMTNEEFYNTMRKIHTVPKTSQATYMQFKEVFDKYKDEYSIICINGSSKSSGTYQSAMMAKNDTEGEIHIFDTLNLSLGSGQFVIKACELMEQNMDAKSIINELEALRESVNLFFVPDSLEYLKRSGRVSVTTAAIGNMLSLKPVFSMKDGNIALVTKVRGKKHVVHTLIDLLKSQYDNFEDKNVMIGCGANVGDFEVLQKEVEESLKVKKLYFTRGGACICSHTGPDIIAISCSN is encoded by the coding sequence ATGAAAACAAAATTAATATGCGATAGTTTATGTGATATTCCTATGGAGTTAGCAGAAAAACATGAAATAGAAATAATTCCATTAACTATAATTATAGAAGAAAATGAATTTAAAGATGGTATAGATATGACCAATGAAGAGTTTTATAATACTATGAGGAAAATACATACCGTACCAAAAACATCTCAAGCGACATATATGCAATTTAAAGAGGTATTTGATAAATATAAGGATGAATATTCAATAATTTGTATAAATGGATCATCAAAATCTTCTGGAACGTATCAAAGTGCTATGATGGCTAAAAATGATACAGAAGGAGAAATACACATATTTGACACATTAAATTTATCCCTAGGAAGCGGGCAGTTTGTTATAAAAGCTTGTGAGCTTATGGAGCAAAATATGGATGCTAAGAGCATAATAAATGAGTTAGAGGCATTAAGAGAAAGTGTAAATCTATTCTTTGTGCCAGATAGCTTAGAATACCTAAAAAGAAGCGGAAGGGTTTCTGTAACTACAGCTGCAATAGGTAACATGTTAAGTCTTAAGCCTGTATTTTCAATGAAAGATGGAAATATAGCATTAGTTACAAAGGTAAGAGGTAAAAAACATGTAGTACATACACTAATAGACTTGCTAAAATCTCAATATGATAATTTTGAAGATAAAAATGTAATGATTGGGTGCGGAGCTAATGTGGGAGACTTTGAAGTGCTACAAAAAGAAGTAGAAGAAAGTCTGAAAGTTAAAAAACTTTACTTTACTAGAGGTGGAGCTTGTATCTGCTCACATACAGGACCTGATATAATTGCTATTAGTTGTTCAAATTAA